In a genomic window of Melanotaenia boesemani isolate fMelBoe1 chromosome 1, fMelBoe1.pri, whole genome shotgun sequence:
- the ap1g1 gene encoding AP-1 complex subunit gamma-1 isoform X2, which yields MPAPIRLRELIRTIRTARTQAEEREMIQKECAAIRSSFREEDNTYRCRNVAKLLYMHMLGYPAHFGQLECLKLIASQKFTDKRIGYLGAMLLLDERQDVHLLMTNCIKNDLNHNTQYVQGLALCTLGCMGSSEMCRDLAGEVEKLLKTSNSYLRKKAALCAVHVIRKVPELMEMFLPATKNLLSEKNHGVLHTSVVLLTEMCERSPDMLAHFRKLVPQLVRILKNLIMSGYSPEHDVSGISDPFLQVRILRLLRILGKNDDDSSEAMNDILAQVATNTETSKNVGNAILYETVLTIMDIKSESGLRVLAINILGRFLLNNDKNIRYVALTSLLKTVQTDHNAVQRHRSTIVDCLKDLDVSIKRRAMELSFALVNGNNIRGMMKELLYFLDSCDPEFKADCASGVFLSAEKYAPSKRWHIDTIMRVLTTAGSYVRDDSVPNLIQLITNSVEMHAYTVQRLYKALLDDISQQPLVQVASWCIGEYGDLLVSGQCEEEEPIQVTEDEVLDVLEGLLVSNLSTPVTRGYALTAIMKLSTRFSSVNRIKKVVSIYGSSIDVELQQRAVEYNALFKKYDHMRPALLERMPIMEKTATNGPTEIVQTNGETESSVVEPKHPPPVTQPANQANDLLDLLGGNDVVPIIQTTVPTKPASAGGELLDLLGDLSLSGGPAPAPAPSAPTSQPSFLLDGLSSQPLFNDLAAAGIPPMTAYNKNGLKIDFTFERANPNPNIAVITIHASNSTEADMTEFVFQAAVPKTFQLQLLSPSSNVVPALNQGTVTQVIRVLNPQKQQLRMRIKLTYTHKGSPVQDLAEVNNFPPQSWQ from the exons ATGCCAGCTCCAATCAGACTGCGGGAACTCATCCGGACCATCCGGACAGCCCGGACCCAGGCAGAGGAGCGTGAGATGATCCAGAAAGAGTGTGCTGCTATTCGTTCGTCCTTTAGAGAGGAAGACAATACATACCGTTGCAGAAATGTGGCCAAGCTACTTTATATGCACATGTTGGGCTACCCAGCACACTTTGGACAG ctgGAGTGTCTGAAGCTGATTGCATCCCAGAAATTCACTGACAAACGAATAGGTTATTTGGGAGCTATGCTTCTATTGGATGAGAGACAGGATGTTCATCTACTAATGACAAATTGCATTAAGAA TGATTTGAATCACAATACACAGTACGTCCAGGGTCTGGCTCTGTGCACTTTAGGCTGCATGGGTTCCTCAGAAATGTGTCGTGACCTCGCAGGGGAAGTGGAGAAGCTGCTAAAAACATCCAACTCTTACTTAAGGAAAAAA GCAGCGTTGTGTGCAGTTCATGTCATCAGGAAGGTCCCAGAACTTATGGAAATGTTCCTTCCAGCCACAAAAAACCTGCTGAGCGAGAAGAACCACG GTGTTCTCCATACATCAGTTGTTCTCCTCACTGAAATGTGTGAAAGAAGTCCTGACATGCTGGCCCACTTCAGAAAG CTGGTTCCACAGTTGGTAAGAATCCTGAAGAACCTAATAATGTCTGGATACTCTCCTGAACATGACGTGTCGGGCATAAGCGACCCTTTCCTGCAG GTGCGGATATTGAGACTACTGCGAATTTTAGGCAAGAACGATGATGATTCCAGTGAAGCAATGAATGATATTCTTGCACAG GTGGcaacaaacacagagacaagtAAAAATGTAGGAAATGCAATCCTGTACGAGACTGTACTGACTATTATGGACATCAAGTCTGAAAGTGGACTGAGG GTTTTGGCCATTAACATACTAGGTCGCTTCCTTCTtaacaatgacaaaaatataAG ATACGTGGCATTGACATCTCTACTAAAGACAGTACAAACAGACCACAATGCAGTGCAGAGGCATCGGAGCACCATTGTGGATTGCTTAAAAGATCTGGATGTTTCCATCAAGAG ACGTGCAATGGAACTCAGCTTTGCCCTTGTAAATGGAAACAACATCAGAGGCATGATGAAAGAGCTGCTCTACTTCCTGGACTCATGTGACCCGGAATTCAAAGCAGACTGCGCATCGGGGGTCTTCTTATCTGCTGAGAA ATATGCCCCTTCGAAAAGATGGCACATAGATACCATTATGAGAGTACTGACAACA GCAGGGAGTTATGTGCGAGATGACTCTGTTCCCAACCTCATCCAGCTCATCACCAACAGTGTGGAGATGCATGCCTATACAGTACAGAGACTTTACAAAGCTTTGCTGGATGACATCTCACAG CAACCTCTTGTGCAGGTAGCATCGTGGTGCATAGGAGAGTATGGGGATTTGCTAGTGTCAGGCCAGTGTGAGGAGGAAGAGCCCATTCAG GTGACTGAGGATGAAGTTCTGGATGTATTGGAAGGACTGCTGGTGTCCAATCTGTCCACACCTGTGACCCGCGGTTATGCCCTTACGGCCATCATGAAGCTGTCTACTCGCTTCAGCAGTGTAAA ccGAATCAAAAAGGTGGTTTCGATATATGGTAGCAGCATCGACGTGGAACTTCAGCAGAGAGCTGTGGAGTACAATGCTCTTTTCAAGAAATATGATCACATGAG GCCAGCACTTCTTGAGCGAATGCCCATTATGGAGAAAACTGCTACTAATGGCCCCACAGAAATTGTACAGACAAATGGGGAGACAGAATCCTCTGTTGTGGAACCAAAACATCCACCACCTGTCACTCAACCAGCCAACCAG GCTAATGATTTGTTAGATTTGCTGGGTGGTAATGATGTGGTGCCAATAATCCAGACCACTGTACCCACCAAGCCTGCCTCAGCTGGAGGAGAACTACTTGATTTGCTGGGGGACCTTTCACTAAGTG GAGGTCCAGCCCCAGCTCCGGCCCCCTCAGCACCCACTTCCCAACCCTCTTTCCTCTTGGATGGCCTCTCCTCACAACCCCTGTTTAATGACTTAGCAGCTGCAG GTATTCCTCCCATGACAGCATACAACAAAAATGGCCTGAAAATAGACTTTACATTTGAGAGAGCCAACCCCAACCCCAACATCGCAGTTATAACCATCCATGCATCCAACTCAACAGAAGCAGACATGACCGAGTTTGTTTTTCAGGCTGCAGTACCAAAG ACATTCCAGCTGCAGCTTCTCTCCCCAAGCAGTAACGTTGTCCCAGCACTCAACCAGGGTACTGTCACACAGGTCATCAGAGTCCTCAACCCACAGAAA CAACAACTACGAATGAGGATCAAGCTGACGTACACCCACAAAGGCTCTCCTGTGCAAGACCTGGCTGAAGTTAATAACTTCCCCCCACAGTCATGGCAGTGA
- the ap1g1 gene encoding AP-1 complex subunit gamma-1 isoform X1, which yields MPAPIRLRELIRTIRTARTQAEEREMIQKECAAIRSSFREEDNTYRCRNVAKLLYMHMLGYPAHFGQLECLKLIASQKFTDKRIGYLGAMLLLDERQDVHLLMTNCIKNDLNHNTQYVQGLALCTLGCMGSSEMCRDLAGEVEKLLKTSNSYLRKKAALCAVHVIRKVPELMEMFLPATKNLLSEKNHGVLHTSVVLLTEMCERSPDMLAHFRKNEKLVPQLVRILKNLIMSGYSPEHDVSGISDPFLQVRILRLLRILGKNDDDSSEAMNDILAQVATNTETSKNVGNAILYETVLTIMDIKSESGLRVLAINILGRFLLNNDKNIRYVALTSLLKTVQTDHNAVQRHRSTIVDCLKDLDVSIKRRAMELSFALVNGNNIRGMMKELLYFLDSCDPEFKADCASGVFLSAEKYAPSKRWHIDTIMRVLTTAGSYVRDDSVPNLIQLITNSVEMHAYTVQRLYKALLDDISQQPLVQVASWCIGEYGDLLVSGQCEEEEPIQVTEDEVLDVLEGLLVSNLSTPVTRGYALTAIMKLSTRFSSVNRIKKVVSIYGSSIDVELQQRAVEYNALFKKYDHMRPALLERMPIMEKTATNGPTEIVQTNGETESSVVEPKHPPPVTQPANQANDLLDLLGGNDVVPIIQTTVPTKPASAGGELLDLLGDLSLSGGPAPAPAPSAPTSQPSFLLDGLSSQPLFNDLAAAGIPPMTAYNKNGLKIDFTFERANPNPNIAVITIHASNSTEADMTEFVFQAAVPKTFQLQLLSPSSNVVPALNQGTVTQVIRVLNPQKQQLRMRIKLTYTHKGSPVQDLAEVNNFPPQSWQ from the exons ATGCCAGCTCCAATCAGACTGCGGGAACTCATCCGGACCATCCGGACAGCCCGGACCCAGGCAGAGGAGCGTGAGATGATCCAGAAAGAGTGTGCTGCTATTCGTTCGTCCTTTAGAGAGGAAGACAATACATACCGTTGCAGAAATGTGGCCAAGCTACTTTATATGCACATGTTGGGCTACCCAGCACACTTTGGACAG ctgGAGTGTCTGAAGCTGATTGCATCCCAGAAATTCACTGACAAACGAATAGGTTATTTGGGAGCTATGCTTCTATTGGATGAGAGACAGGATGTTCATCTACTAATGACAAATTGCATTAAGAA TGATTTGAATCACAATACACAGTACGTCCAGGGTCTGGCTCTGTGCACTTTAGGCTGCATGGGTTCCTCAGAAATGTGTCGTGACCTCGCAGGGGAAGTGGAGAAGCTGCTAAAAACATCCAACTCTTACTTAAGGAAAAAA GCAGCGTTGTGTGCAGTTCATGTCATCAGGAAGGTCCCAGAACTTATGGAAATGTTCCTTCCAGCCACAAAAAACCTGCTGAGCGAGAAGAACCACG GTGTTCTCCATACATCAGTTGTTCTCCTCACTGAAATGTGTGAAAGAAGTCCTGACATGCTGGCCCACTTCAGAAAG AATGAGAAG CTGGTTCCACAGTTGGTAAGAATCCTGAAGAACCTAATAATGTCTGGATACTCTCCTGAACATGACGTGTCGGGCATAAGCGACCCTTTCCTGCAG GTGCGGATATTGAGACTACTGCGAATTTTAGGCAAGAACGATGATGATTCCAGTGAAGCAATGAATGATATTCTTGCACAG GTGGcaacaaacacagagacaagtAAAAATGTAGGAAATGCAATCCTGTACGAGACTGTACTGACTATTATGGACATCAAGTCTGAAAGTGGACTGAGG GTTTTGGCCATTAACATACTAGGTCGCTTCCTTCTtaacaatgacaaaaatataAG ATACGTGGCATTGACATCTCTACTAAAGACAGTACAAACAGACCACAATGCAGTGCAGAGGCATCGGAGCACCATTGTGGATTGCTTAAAAGATCTGGATGTTTCCATCAAGAG ACGTGCAATGGAACTCAGCTTTGCCCTTGTAAATGGAAACAACATCAGAGGCATGATGAAAGAGCTGCTCTACTTCCTGGACTCATGTGACCCGGAATTCAAAGCAGACTGCGCATCGGGGGTCTTCTTATCTGCTGAGAA ATATGCCCCTTCGAAAAGATGGCACATAGATACCATTATGAGAGTACTGACAACA GCAGGGAGTTATGTGCGAGATGACTCTGTTCCCAACCTCATCCAGCTCATCACCAACAGTGTGGAGATGCATGCCTATACAGTACAGAGACTTTACAAAGCTTTGCTGGATGACATCTCACAG CAACCTCTTGTGCAGGTAGCATCGTGGTGCATAGGAGAGTATGGGGATTTGCTAGTGTCAGGCCAGTGTGAGGAGGAAGAGCCCATTCAG GTGACTGAGGATGAAGTTCTGGATGTATTGGAAGGACTGCTGGTGTCCAATCTGTCCACACCTGTGACCCGCGGTTATGCCCTTACGGCCATCATGAAGCTGTCTACTCGCTTCAGCAGTGTAAA ccGAATCAAAAAGGTGGTTTCGATATATGGTAGCAGCATCGACGTGGAACTTCAGCAGAGAGCTGTGGAGTACAATGCTCTTTTCAAGAAATATGATCACATGAG GCCAGCACTTCTTGAGCGAATGCCCATTATGGAGAAAACTGCTACTAATGGCCCCACAGAAATTGTACAGACAAATGGGGAGACAGAATCCTCTGTTGTGGAACCAAAACATCCACCACCTGTCACTCAACCAGCCAACCAG GCTAATGATTTGTTAGATTTGCTGGGTGGTAATGATGTGGTGCCAATAATCCAGACCACTGTACCCACCAAGCCTGCCTCAGCTGGAGGAGAACTACTTGATTTGCTGGGGGACCTTTCACTAAGTG GAGGTCCAGCCCCAGCTCCGGCCCCCTCAGCACCCACTTCCCAACCCTCTTTCCTCTTGGATGGCCTCTCCTCACAACCCCTGTTTAATGACTTAGCAGCTGCAG GTATTCCTCCCATGACAGCATACAACAAAAATGGCCTGAAAATAGACTTTACATTTGAGAGAGCCAACCCCAACCCCAACATCGCAGTTATAACCATCCATGCATCCAACTCAACAGAAGCAGACATGACCGAGTTTGTTTTTCAGGCTGCAGTACCAAAG ACATTCCAGCTGCAGCTTCTCTCCCCAAGCAGTAACGTTGTCCCAGCACTCAACCAGGGTACTGTCACACAGGTCATCAGAGTCCTCAACCCACAGAAA CAACAACTACGAATGAGGATCAAGCTGACGTACACCCACAAAGGCTCTCCTGTGCAAGACCTGGCTGAAGTTAATAACTTCCCCCCACAGTCATGGCAGTGA